The region ATTTACAAAGGCCCAAAATGGACAAATTACTCATCTAGTGAATTTTCATAACAAAGATCAAAGTTACATATGAACAAACATGGAACACCACAaggtttcttttaaaaaaaatgattaaagaagaaaatacaaGATATGAACACATTTCAAGCTGCCACACTATAGAGGAAACGAAAATTACACGACGTTTTAACAACTCGCATCACAGCTCTGACAAAATGGCAGGAATGTAATGGGACAACTCGGCTGTTAATGATTGGGCATATTTTACGAAGAGCAGTTATATGATCCTTGCTCCACACACCATCATTTCTAGCCACAAGGGCCTAACACAAATTaacatacactactacaaaaagggttttttaggactagcattgcgagtcctaaaaatttttttaggactcgcggggcgcgagtcctctatttgagagccttaaaaactaaggttttttaggactcgcaaaacgAGTCATAAAAAActgttttaggactcgcaacgcgagtcctaaataatctggttgagtgcctttaattaagtttttaggactcgctttgcgagtcctaaaataatgtttttaggactcgaaatgcgagtcctaaaaaatctggttgagtgcctttaattaactttttaggactcgctttgtgagtcctaaaataatgtttttaggactcgcattgcgagtcctaaaaaatctgattgagtgcctttaagtaactttttaggattcgcaacgcgagtcctaaaaaatcgggttgagtgcctttaagtacttttttaggactcgctttgcatgaccttaaaagtaatttttaaaaaaaaataatacagctacaattttaattttgatttaaaaaaatatatatccatttgagtGTCGAATATCTATcaaaagaaatttgaaaagaaaatactaaaaaaatggcaAAAATTTTTTAcgaaatataaatttaaaatttctaaacatgtattgtaattagctagctataacatcattcattttgctctaaccaattgtaaaaatgacattgcccattcttctctaacttcatcaatttcttgagtagtatatggtttgtcggaggtgaactgaaaaaaaaaacaaaaatttaattataattatgttagtggtaataaattcaaagcatatataaaaattgtacTAGATTAATACTATGTAGTTGTATATTGTTTATTACCTGTTTCGACAAGAAATGTTTGATATGAGGGGCATTGATaagtacattcttcatcatcctcataacgtaatatccgcagtcgatattgtttggttgtttacgacactatataaagattggtaatacatgtacaatcttagtattaaatatcttactagcctagccatctgtcccAATCAACACCAATATGTCAAACATGTACAATtcttagtattaaatatctatagaaaatcgggcagcatatcccctaatttactagcctagtcATCTGTCCCAATCAACACCAAtatatcaaacaaatcaaacagcacacaggttttcatccatatatcatcgcagcacacaaaattctcagaacctacttcactaagacatgcaagttctcaatcttccgttatcaccacagcacacagaattcccagaacctacttcactacggatgaatatctaagatattcaaactccactaaagtagtacagttatcattcaaaattgtaaaatattgaattttttaaaaactaaatcaaatgcaacataccttttgcaattagctaccaatccaatgctttaaaaccattcaaaatattaacctattcattttaatcaacattataaaaCAAGAAAAAGGTCAGATGTTGACATGCTCTTTTAAAAAAGTTAAAATCAACACAACAAATATATGCATACATACTTGTATATTCTTTTACAAGTCACACTTGTATCAACAGCTATTACTTTGGAACCAACTGGATTATCAGTGTTTCTTGCAATGTTGAGCCCTGAAGTAAAGAAATCATCCGCATTGACTTCCTTTGGATCCTTGCAAAACTTCCCATTCACAAACACTGCTCAAAATGAGTAATGTTCATTAGTAACAGATAGAGGCTAGTAATTAAAAATAGTTACAAATGAAAATTATATAAAAGTGCTGTGCTAGCAGGTAATGTAAAAAAAAGAATGTATACATACAAGCTTTGTGGGGTTCATCTACTGCCACACAGAAGTCTTGAAGAGGACTAGGATCATAGGCAGAGGCAATGGAAGATGCCAAAGTAAATATGGCAAGTGTGAGAAGGAAATGAGcactcttcatttttttttttggtaaactgGTTAATCTCTCTTTAATCTAATCGTTTCTGTAGTCACAAGTGAGAGCTATTGTAATTTAAACTGGCATGAAACCAAGTCTATTTATAGTGTGATTCTCTCTAACCTAAACCTAACTAGTCCATGTTTTCTAATCGAAGCAGCGAGTAAGACTTGGAAAAATGTAGTCTTTGGTTGTTATCTATTTAATAATGAAACAAAGAATCATTCTTCAACCACTGCGAAGAAGTTTATTTCATTTAATTTgaacatcaatttttttttgctTCATTCAATGACCAATTGCAAGGAAGTGGTCATCTTTCTCTCTAGTAGTATTACTTAGCTTTAAGTGCATTTTTAGCCACTTGTTTGATTTTAATTAGAGCTGAGAATCTATTTGATTTTATTTGTAATAAATAAGATATCACCTGCCTTTAGAATTTAGATGTGAAAACAAGACTTCTGTTAAGTAGAAACAATTCCATGTCTTGCTTTGGGAGCACTCTATAGATTTTTCACATATCCTAACTAACACATAAAATTCAAAACAACCCTTTTTTTGTCAACACACAAACAGTGCTTTTCTACCATCTCATTAGTTTTTCTGGCCATTTTACTACATTTATTCTCTAAAAGAAATGTGCTAAATTAGTTAAGTTGTTCTTAAAATGTCATTTAGGACCAACAAAAGATGAGCTATAATAGTTCTTTCCTTCATACGAAAACTTGGACTGGTTGAGGATACCCTTTGAGGCTAATTAAGTTGTAGCAAAAAAATTAAAGTAGTGGCATTTAGCATATTCAACTACAGGTTCTCTCATTCCAACCATGATTTGCTTACATATGCAAATTTACTACTTCTAGATCTAGACAtgattagatatatatatatatatagtaataaaatatttaattttttaatagttGCAGGCCATGAAATATCTCTATCTTCATTACAAATCTTGCTTTTTatctatttattatatttatctgCATTGAATAAACAACCATCATTTTCCTGTGGATAAAAGTCTCAACTGGTTCATATTCAACTGGgaagtacaaagagaagaatttATGACCGTTGGTATCTGAATTTGTGAGTTGATTCATGTGTATTTTTCTGTTCATGGGGCTTAGTTTAAAACTACACAAAcactatttaaattattattgagTTTCAGGATGTTAATTAAACAATGTTAGTCCTTTGAAAGTTATGTATATAATCTTATTGACATCAATCTTGATCATGGTATATGTTTCAATTAATAACAAATTGATCTATTACTTTCCCTGTTTACGTTTCTGGTCTCAATACtataattttttcatttctacACAACAAGTTCACATCAAGTGTAACCACTAAGCACAGTATTTACATCAAGGAGTGTCATTTCAATAAGATTGATTAAAACCAATCCTCATTGGCATGCATTAGTGTCTCTCATGCCAGCAGTACGTAGTTATACCCTCTTATATTATCACTTTAATCCAGAGAAAAAATAATGACCATTCACTGTTGTCTATGGAATCCAATGATAGAACATAAACAAAAGTCAGATTCCCTGTAAAGTATCAATTTTCATGCTTGTGACCCTCTTTTTTTATCACCCAAATCAACCACAATATTGAAAATAGTGCACTAATAAGCTTTAAAACAATATTTCTTCTTTAGCcccaacacacacacacatacatgTTCAAAATGATACACTTTATATTGTAACTTATATGCCTTAAATCTCCATCGATCTGTGCGTTTCTTATTCCTttcactataatttttttttcattttattcacAAAACTGGATCCCACAGTTTGAGAATGTAACCTCAATGGCATGTTTTCAGGCTCGTTCAGTGCACAACTCTGTTATGGAACTAGTGTACTatacagtatatatatatatacataacaggatatatatatatatataagcaaagatgtgtggtgtatatatatatatataaaagcaaaGAAATATATACCTGGAAATCACCGAAGCACGCCGAGAGACGGAACCGTGAGCAGCCAGCACCCCACGCCAAGAAGCACGCCGTCGGCGAGACTGCTGAAGCCGAGAACCCACCTACCGTCGACGCCGTTCACCACCGTCACTGCCGTTCCCCTACAGCCGCCGTTCACCTCTCTACCAGCCCTAAATGTTGTGATTTTGAATAAATCCCCAAATGTATTGCTGATAGTGCTCTATTGTGTTAACCcgaaaatttcaaaaaatttgatagcttttttaattgttttatataataattttaaggacttggggagtccttaatactcttttagtaCTCGCAGCTAGTCCTAAAAAAGTagtaaggactcccaaagcaagtccttaaaattattaagtagcACACTTATTGTTTAGCTTATATTATTTTAGGACTtgcatattcttttaggacactcattgcgagttaaggactctcaaagcaagtcctcaaaattattaaataaaacacttatttttttagcccagatttttttaggactcgcatattattttaggacactcattgcgagtcctaaattgtgtttttttaggactctcaataagtgtcctaaaaactctaaaaatatttttaaggacttgcatttaggtgcatgtcctaaaaaagtgtctcgtaaagggtattttgtagtagtgataaatGTTTCAGAAATATTACCAAATTAATCAGAAACCAGAGACTAAGCCCCCATTGAAAAGAAGAATAATGTTGCAGTTGAAACATCAAACAACAAGGCAGGTATGCTGATACTTCAACCTAGAGTTTTCAAGTGAAATGTGCCCTCATAGGGCATGTTTACCATTTATTGGTCATTCAAGCCCATATTATCCGGTGAAAATTTGCCTTTTGCTAATCAGCTTATGTGTGTGCATATCATTCTACACATTTTAGGACGAAATAGAACATGCAAATTTCCTTCCATTTGTTTTCTCCTTTAGTAACATCTTGTAGTAAAAATCACCCTTAAAGCCTAAGCACGCAAGTCACTGATAAGCTTTTGGTTTACTCAAGGAAGGATATAATGGTTGTAACATACAAGATCTATTTAAAGATTGTATTACAAGCTATAAAGTGTTGTTACCTGCATTACAACCCCAGCAACAGCCACAGCACATTGGGCAGCTTCTGCCCAGGATTGCATTTCCTGATGTGCATCACACAAATGAAGTAACCACATTATGTGAAGATCTGGAACAGGGGCAAATGCCATGGCAAGTTTATAAAAGCTTTCGGCAGCTGCAtatctatccatagtcatcatagATCCCTGAAAACGGTTGCACCCAATTTAGTTCTACAATGATAGATCATAAACGGTTTATTTGTTCGGACACAAAAACAAAGCTGCAATCAGAATCCAATGGGGGGCATGCTCAGGACTAAGTATACTATGATGTGAAATGTAGAGGCTAATGGTATAACAAAATTTCCAAGTGACTACAGAATAAAAGCAAATCCAACAACAATCACACTCCTAAATCAATGCAGACATCACTGAACTTACCAAAAGTGAATGTTCCAAACTACCATCAAGGGCAAGAAGAAGACTCTCTGAGAGATATTTCACATCTGACCAGGACCACTTGCTCTCTGTCATTTTTTCTGGGAGGGCCAATAGCGCACTCTCAGAAAGACCACACTCCCTCAACAGACCGGGGCTCTTATCTTCATCTGACATTTCTTCTAAAGATTTTCTAAGACGCCGAGCTTCACCACTCTCTTCTAGTGTCCCATCAGGCTTCATCTGAGTCACTTGCACATCAGACATCAGTTCTGACAATGTAATGATCAACATGACTCTCAACCTGGCTGTCTGCATAAAGTAATAGAAAGAACTCTGCAAAAAAGgaggaaaaaattatttttgtccAAAATGCAGATCATAAGAAGTGCTGCAATGTGAGGAACCTACCCTAACAAGTATCTGGAGCCCAACAACATCCCTTCTTCTAATGTTGTCGTTCCGGAAAACTGCACGTTGAAGAAGTTGGAAAGTAACTTGTTTTAAGAAACGATCATTCTCTCTTGCCATCAGAGTCGCACCATGAAGGTTGAATACACTGTTGAAGACAGGTAGCAAAGCTTTCCAGAAGGCCAGTGGTTGATTTCGAGAGATGAAGCTCATAAATATGGCTGTGACACAATCAAGTTTTCCATAGTCTGTAGCAATACTATGGGAAGCAGCCATTGTGGAAAACTTCTCAGTAATTTCTAAAACCTGAAGACTAACAGAAGCACTCAAGTTTTCTTCCCAGAGCTCCtgaaaatggtaaagttattaGCCACCTAAAAGTAAAATATGACTGAACAAATTCAGAATGGGGTTGAAGTACTTTACTACACAAAACAATCTGCTATTGCACCAATCTGTAATAAGATGGGCTcagttttttattattgttttttactATGTTCGTTTTCTGTTTCAAGCTATATTTTAGCTTACTGAGATCGTCCCTTGATCTCTaatctttgtattttttttcccaTGATTAATACAAAGAAgtttcttttcaaaaaaaaaaattaatatgataataataaagaaaacatACCAGTTTTTGCCTCAATAATGGGTGCAAAGATTCTCTAAGAGCCTGAGCAGAAGCTCCAATTCTAGAAGATTGTGCCTGAGCCAGAGCCTCTCTCAATGAATATGGCTGGCTAGGAGAACTTAACTGAGAATTTACTCTTTGCCACAAATATCCATTTTCAGGTGTTCCCTGAGGCTGCATGAGTGGGAGTCAACATTAGCGTTATACATAAAAAAGAGTAGCTTCTTACAACTTATGTATCAGGGATTTGGACAATGCACAAAACTACTTAGAAAAAGTAACTAGTAACTACTGTTTGACAATATAAGGATGAACAAATGACCTCAAAACAATCAgtaagtaattaaaaaaaattattgatagaCAAAACACTGGAAGAATCAATTTCTTGATTTAAGACCACAATAAATTAACTCACTCTGACTTCTTGTCTTGATGCCTCAGACAGATAATTGTTGATTGCCGGAGAAAGTCTATCAGAGTACTTAGGGGAAGTAGGTGCATCCCCAACAGGACTACGAGAACTAGAACCCATAAGCATGCCATCAGCAGACCTTCTGTGCTGTAAAAATGAATAATAGAAAATCAGTGTCACAGGCAATGGCAAAAGAAAGAGTGAGAATCAACAATAGCTAAATTACTGTACATTGTTAACTTACTTCTCCTATCATTAGAATATTACTTTTACCCAACAtgaataatatattaaaatatagcAATAATTAGCATCCATTCTAATACCACGGTTAAGGGTATACTTCTGGAAACCATCTATGCAATAAATGGCTCCATAGTTACAAGTTTTTCCTTCATCATTCTTAGCCAAATGATTAACATTCTTATATTGCATAAAGCccaaaagaggtaatcatgaccAAAAAATTAAACACAAGAAAACAAATGACAGAGAGGACAAAACTCTAAAGATGTGCACATCCAAGTTCAATTGACCCTTTGAAtcaactcaagaactaagcaaaaCCAAAATGTTTGTTTACATGCAAAGAATGTGCATTTAAAGAACAAGGATAACCAAACTTTTGTCATTCTGAGTAGGTCAATTTTCTTCGTCAAGTGGCATATATTATTACTCATGTCTCAGTTAAATAAAATTAAGGGGGGAAAAATCCTGGATATGGACTTACAACATTTGGAGATCAGAAAGTTATATCATTTGAGGGCCCCACTTTGGTGCATTTTGCCATAATTTAAGCTACCACGTCAATTTTATAAAAGCTTGTAAACTTGACAACCattcttagatagcaaataaatatagaaataaataaaaagattatatGTATGCATGGTTTATACTTTATAGAACCCAAACAAGTAAACTAAATGACACCAACAGTCAATCACAAGATCAAAGAGGTAAGGGAAATATCAAGGAACCTCAAAAAGACTTAGGCATTCCTCCATGAGTTTGAAAAATAATCTAGTCCGTGCAATGCTCTGCTGCCATGCCTTCACAAGTGATGCATCATCAAGATTGCGCACAATTTGCAAAATAACTATGAGAACTTCACGCTTTTCAACAGCATTAAGGTTGTAAAAAACAGGCATCTCATCCAAAATCTGCATAGACCACATCACTAATTAGTGAACTAATTGGAGATAGAACTTTGATAATTATACGGTATCATAACATAAATCATTTACTGGTCAATAGAGAAATATTAGCTTGAGCAGTTACAATCTAAGAATATCATTGTGAAATACACAGTTGTTTATATGCAGCATTCCCTCATAAGGCAAAAAAAAAAGCTTCGATGGCACCATTTACCTGGCCAATAAGAGGAAAATACAGTTGTGCAATATATAGTTTATCTTCAGGCTTCTGGTATCGAGCATCAAATTCATGCTTGCACATAAGGACCACCAGAATTCTAGCAGCCTACACAGACAGGCTTATATGATTACAAATTACAACAGAAATAAAACTATGTAACTGCATCTCACATAAAACTTATTACACTACAAGGGTACATAAACAAGCCAGGGTCAAAGGTACTGGAAGAGTATACATATGCATCCTCCCACACGCAGATTATCCATTTAAACTTTCTTTACCTTTCCACGTAGAGACAAGTCATCATGATCCCAAGTAAGGAAAAGCTCTTGAATTAGGACAGATGAGAGGTAGTTCCTAAAACATAAACATTGTTATCAGCATATTAAAATCAAAAGATTGGCAAGATAGGAGTTAATTACTACACTAAGACCCCAAATTTATCTGGAGTTGTAGAGTTAAGTGCAACTGCAAGGTAGTTGAGGGGTATGCAACAACCAATAGATTTGATTAAAGTACCTATCTGAAGGGTCTCTCCCAGGCATTTCAACAAAAAGATCATGATCACATATGATCTGCAAAAATGAGAGCTTGCAATCATGGAGAGGAGGTTGGCAAGCTCCAGAAAACTTGTCCAGGTACAACGACACCTGCAGCTTCCATTAAATGCAGATCTGTACAAACTGTAATGCAATCATGTGGCTCAACCCTACCTCTACTACAGGAATAAAATGCAGCTTccattaaaacaaaacaaaacaaaataaaagcaGAAAGCATACCAATTCAAAAACCTGGCGAGGTTCAATAATCAATAGAAGATCATAACAGAAGAAGGCCAAACTACTGTTCAAGCGTTTTGCCAAACTTAACCCCTTCTTACAGCACTCATGTACTTCGGTCAGCAGGCAATCATACAACTGCATAGTACATCTGAATACACCTTCCTTAAAGAAACTTACATATTTAAGAAGCAAGAAAAGGAAGAAGGAATTTCCCTAGACACATGTTTTCACTGCAACTTACCTTGTTAGAAACAAAGCTCAATGTTGGCTTACCTTGTTATCTTCCATCCTTGGAAGCTCTGAGCCTACGAAATTGTAAACAAATGATGGTTTTGCTCCCAAGAATTCAACACACCGTCATCACAGCCCCTCCTTCTCTCAACTTTTTATTCATAAATAATTGTCCAGTGTTGGAGTCGCTTCTAGACTGGGGATCACACTCGAAAGTAAGGTGTCTTCATTTATACGACTCCAAAACACTCATTGAGAACCATAAGCAATGGGGTTTGCATAGACTCTCCTCTTTAGAATTCTTGAGAATCCATTGTTGGGAAGATGATTCCTTTCCCGACGAGGGACTCCTTCCGACCACTCTAACTCGACTTGACATTTGTTATTCTAGCAACCTCAAGACCCTAAATGGCAAGGCCTTAAAGAATTGCTTATTATTGATTGTAAAGGCTTGCTGTGCTTGCCAGAAGAAGGGCTGCCTTCTTCCCTTTCTTATTTGTCAATCACGGGATGCCCTTTGGTAAAGCAACGCTGTAAGAAGGGAGGAGTTGATTGGCCTAAGGTTCAGCACATCACTACTGTGTGGTTGGATCAGGAACTTTTCAAGCTGCAATGATATCTCCAGGTACCTAagcttttttccttttattacACATTCTTTTACAGTGCCAATTGTCATCAACTCGATGTCAACGCaacaattatatttaaaaaaaaaggacCACTTCTTATCTGTAtctgtatgtgtatgcatgacaTTAATCTGCAGTCTTTTTAAGATGTATGCATATCTGTTTTTCCATAACATTATGTTAATTCAAGTGTCAACTTTGGCTCTGATTTAGTTTTTCACTTTTGTAGGTTGCTCACATTCCTGTTGCTCTTTTCTTTGACATAGATGGAATGTCAGAACTTGCAACAAAAGTGAGATAATTTTCCTTGATCTGCTTTTTCATgttattatttgtttatgtttGGATTTTGTTTTAAACCTTTTTGTATGTGTCTGCTGGGAAAAGATTCTATCTTTGTAGTCTGTCCAATTTAATCAGTATTAAAATTAAGGGTTTTGATGGAGGGATCCTTATTGCACCAGTTACCACAGGTTGCCTCAGAGGAAGCCTTTGCTGCTGCTGTTTAATTTTGGATCCTTATTGCAACAATTAGAGCAGGTGCAATTGGATTTGTGCTCCATCCTCATATAGATTACttctcaatcaaatcaacacATGCTTTGGACATAAACCGTAGTTCTGATTTAATCTTTAATTAGCAACAATGGGAAGGCTGCTAGTGTGAAACCCAGTAAAGTCTCATATTCTGACACCAGCTTTggtttatttcttctttcttgtATTGTGGAAGCTCACCCTTGAATCTTCACCAAATGGGCAGCTTTCTTTGAAGGTTTTGGATCCTTTTGTTATCACAGCATCTGTTTTAATGAACTTGAAGAGTTGTGTGAATGcctatttgtttatttttcttttcatggA is a window of Humulus lupulus chromosome 4, drHumLupu1.1, whole genome shotgun sequence DNA encoding:
- the LOC133829902 gene encoding guanine nucleotide exchange factor SPIKE 1-like, producing MQLYDCLLTEVHECCKKGLSLAKRLNSSLAFFCYDLLLIIEPRQVFELVSLYLDKFSGACQPPLHDCKLSFLQIICDHDLFVEMPGRDPSDRNYLSSVLIQELFLTWDHDDLSLRGKAARILVVLMCKHEFDARYQKPEDKLYIAQLYFPLIGQILDEMPVFYNLNAVEKREVLIVILQIVRNLDDASLVKAWQQSIARTRLFFKLMEECLSLFEHRRSADGMLMGSSSRSPVGDAPTSPKYSDRLSPAINNYLSEASRQEVRPQGTPENGYLWQRVNSQLSSPSQPYSLREALAQAQSSRIGASAQALRESLHPLLRQKLELWEENLSASVSLQVLEITEKFSTMAASHSIATDYGKLDCVTAIFMSFISRNQPLAFWKALLPVFNSVFNLHGATLMARENDRFLKQVTFQLLQRAVFRNDNIRRRDVVGLQILVRSSFYYFMQTARLRVMLIITLSELMSDVQVTQMKPDGTLEESGEARRLRKSLEEMSDEDKSPGLLRECGLSESALLALPEKMTESKWSWSDVKYLSESLLLALDGSLEHSLLGSMMTMDRYAAAESFYKLAMAFAPVPDLHIMWLLHLCDAHQEMQSWAEAAQCAVAVAGVVMQALVARNDGVWSKDHITALRKICPIINSRVVPLHSCHFVRAVMRVVKTSCNFRFLYSVAA